One Thermococcus eurythermalis DNA segment encodes these proteins:
- a CDS encoding AAA family ATPase: MVVLYFDTRPKRKREDLYDREKELSDFENSLRSNNPLTVITGIRRLGKTSLLLVGLNELGLPYVLVDFRGVNPNSRMDVYKRIESSLNLFFRENRNLWEELKENLRAITGLRVLSFGVNLSWREEKTDLIALFRELERYGVVLAFDEVQYLRGPVGSEFAGLIAHLYDYSNLRIVMTGSEVGLLHDYLGVDDPRAPLYGRYFHEVTLPRFTREQSRDFLIKGFEQVELSPPEELIETAVERLDGIVGWLVLFGRRVLEKGPSEEVVEEVFEEARRLALEEFENFLSKRPLARKRYLEIMRAVASGKNTWEEIKEHLERKEGKSVVDSVLARLLKALVDSSFLQKVKDGRNVHYKIPDPVLEAVFK; encoded by the coding sequence TTTGTACGACCGTGAGAAGGAGCTGAGCGATTTTGAAAACTCCCTCCGCTCGAACAACCCCCTCACGGTCATCACGGGAATCAGAAGGTTGGGGAAGACTTCCCTCCTCCTCGTGGGGCTGAACGAACTCGGCCTTCCCTACGTCCTCGTGGACTTCAGGGGGGTGAATCCAAACTCCAGAATGGACGTTTACAAGCGGATAGAGAGCTCCCTAAACCTTTTCTTCCGCGAGAACCGCAACCTCTGGGAGGAACTCAAGGAAAACCTAAGGGCCATAACGGGCCTTCGAGTTCTGAGCTTCGGCGTCAACCTCTCCTGGCGCGAGGAGAAAACCGACTTAATAGCGCTGTTCCGGGAACTTGAGAGATACGGTGTTGTTCTGGCCTTCGATGAGGTGCAGTATCTGAGGGGCCCCGTCGGGAGCGAGTTCGCGGGCCTAATCGCTCACCTCTACGACTACTCGAACCTGAGAATAGTCATGACAGGCTCTGAAGTTGGCCTGCTCCACGACTACCTCGGCGTTGACGACCCCCGGGCGCCCCTCTACGGCAGGTACTTCCACGAGGTTACACTCCCAAGGTTCACGCGGGAGCAGAGCAGGGACTTTCTGATTAAGGGGTTCGAGCAGGTTGAACTTTCCCCTCCAGAAGAGCTAATCGAGACCGCGGTGGAGAGGCTCGACGGCATCGTAGGTTGGCTCGTTCTCTTTGGCAGGAGGGTTCTTGAGAAGGGCCCCTCTGAAGAAGTCGTCGAGGAGGTCTTTGAAGAGGCCAGGAGACTCGCGCTGGAGGAGTTTGAGAACTTCCTCTCAAAGAGGCCTTTGGCGAGGAAACGCTACCTTGAAATAATGCGTGCCGTCGCGAGCGGAAAGAACACTTGGGAGGAGATAAAGGAGCACCTCGAACGGAAGGAGGGTAAAAGTGTGGTCGACAGCGTGCTGGCAAGGCTCTTGAAGGCGCTTGTTGATTCCTCCTTCCTTCAGAAGGTTAAGGACGGCCGAAACGTTCATTATAAAATCCCAGACCCGGTGCTTGAGGCAGTGTTTAAGTAA
- the gltA gene encoding NADPH-dependent glutamate synthase: MAVRRKLIKERVPTPERPAEERIHDFKEVNLGYTFELAVKEAERCLQCPVNYAPCIKGCPVHINIPGFIGKLVEYRDDPDKAVKEALQVIWACNSLPATTGRVCPQEDQCEMNCVMGRVGDKINIGKLERFVADYAREKGIDEELLFEMVPKIEKKGQKVAIIGAGPAGLTAAGELAKLGYDVTIYEALHEPGGVLIYGIPEFRLPKSIVQSEIEKLKKLGVKILTDHIVGRTVTIEELLQEYDAVFIGSGAGTPRLINAPGINLNGIYTANEFLTRVNLMKAYKFPEYDTPVKVGKKVIVIGAGNTAMDAARSARRFGAEVIIAYRRGPEDVSARVEEVHHAKEEGVKFEFFLNPVEFIGDENGNVKAVKFEKMKALDERDKRGKRKIVGTGEYVTIEADTVIIAIGKHPNRLIINTPGLKVERGRIVVDENLMTSIPGVFAGGDAIRGEATVILAMGDGRRAAKAIHEYLTKKREGQNA; this comes from the coding sequence ATGGCCGTTAGGAGAAAGCTCATCAAGGAACGCGTTCCCACGCCGGAAAGGCCTGCTGAGGAGAGAATTCACGACTTTAAGGAAGTTAACCTCGGCTACACATTTGAGCTTGCCGTTAAGGAGGCCGAGCGCTGTTTGCAGTGTCCCGTCAACTACGCGCCCTGTATCAAGGGCTGTCCCGTCCACATTAACATTCCGGGCTTCATCGGAAAGCTCGTCGAGTACCGCGACGACCCGGACAAAGCCGTGAAGGAAGCCCTCCAGGTCATCTGGGCCTGCAACTCCCTGCCAGCGACCACCGGCCGCGTCTGCCCGCAGGAGGACCAGTGTGAGATGAACTGTGTCATGGGCAGGGTCGGTGACAAAATAAACATCGGCAAGCTGGAAAGGTTTGTGGCAGATTACGCGCGCGAGAAGGGCATAGACGAGGAGCTCCTCTTCGAGATGGTGCCGAAGATAGAGAAGAAGGGCCAGAAAGTTGCAATCATCGGGGCCGGCCCGGCAGGGCTTACCGCCGCTGGAGAGCTGGCCAAGCTCGGCTACGACGTTACCATCTACGAGGCCCTGCACGAGCCAGGAGGAGTTCTCATATACGGAATTCCAGAGTTCAGGCTCCCGAAGAGCATAGTCCAGAGCGAGATTGAGAAGCTCAAGAAGCTCGGCGTCAAAATCCTTACAGACCACATCGTGGGAAGAACCGTCACCATTGAAGAGCTCCTCCAAGAGTACGACGCGGTCTTCATAGGCTCTGGCGCCGGAACTCCGAGGCTCATCAACGCACCTGGCATAAACCTCAATGGAATTTACACCGCCAACGAGTTCCTCACGCGCGTCAACCTCATGAAGGCCTACAAGTTCCCGGAGTACGACACCCCAGTCAAGGTCGGCAAGAAGGTAATAGTCATCGGAGCCGGAAACACGGCAATGGACGCCGCGAGGAGCGCGAGGCGCTTTGGAGCGGAGGTCATCATCGCCTACCGCCGCGGCCCGGAAGACGTCAGCGCGAGGGTTGAAGAGGTTCACCACGCGAAGGAAGAGGGTGTCAAGTTCGAGTTCTTCCTGAACCCGGTCGAGTTCATCGGCGACGAGAACGGCAACGTTAAGGCCGTAAAGTTCGAGAAGATGAAGGCCCTCGACGAGAGGGACAAGCGCGGAAAGAGGAAGATAGTCGGGACTGGAGAGTACGTGACAATCGAGGCCGACACCGTCATCATCGCAATCGGCAAGCACCCCAACAGGCTCATCATCAACACGCCCGGCCTGAAGGTCGAGCGCGGAAGGATCGTCGTTGATGAGAACCTCATGACGAGCATTCCGGGAGTTTTCGCTGGTGGCGACGCGATAAGGGGCGAAGCGACCGTCATCCTGGCTATGGGCGACGGGAGGAGGGCCGCGAAGGCCATTCACGAATACCTCACGAAGAAGAGGGAGGGGCAGAACGCCTGA
- a CDS encoding sulfide/dihydroorotate dehydrogenase-like FAD/NAD-binding protein yields MPYKILDKKELAPKHVMYKIEAPHVARKVQPGQFVIVRAFPNGERIPLTPVMWDREDGWIVLITFVRGKTTMRMANELKPGDPILNVAGPLGNPAPIEKFGRVLAVGLSAGIVEVFPIAKALQEAGNDVTTLHVAPAPMAILKDEFRENVSRHIFEGFEIQEGWRTKEIVAEIARRGAEKVKELLSEENFDFVLTVGPAGAQKAVFNVVKEFGIPMHADLHPIMVDGTGMCGACRVMVGGEVKFACIDGPGFDAYKVDWDELIHRVGFYTDLERKALEEYLKSLRGE; encoded by the coding sequence ATGCCATACAAGATACTCGACAAGAAGGAGCTTGCCCCGAAGCACGTTATGTACAAAATAGAGGCTCCACACGTGGCCAGGAAGGTTCAGCCAGGACAGTTCGTCATCGTAAGGGCCTTTCCAAACGGTGAAAGGATTCCTCTCACTCCGGTGATGTGGGACCGTGAAGATGGCTGGATCGTCTTGATAACCTTCGTCCGCGGAAAGACCACGATGAGGATGGCCAACGAGCTCAAGCCGGGAGATCCAATCCTCAACGTTGCCGGCCCCCTCGGAAACCCTGCGCCAATAGAGAAGTTCGGCAGGGTTCTGGCCGTTGGTCTCAGCGCCGGAATAGTGGAAGTTTTCCCAATAGCTAAAGCGCTTCAGGAAGCTGGAAACGACGTTACAACCCTTCACGTGGCCCCCGCACCGATGGCAATCCTCAAGGACGAGTTCAGGGAGAACGTTTCAAGGCACATATTTGAAGGCTTTGAAATCCAGGAAGGCTGGAGAACGAAGGAGATAGTTGCGGAAATAGCGAGGAGGGGAGCCGAAAAGGTAAAGGAGCTCCTCTCAGAGGAGAACTTTGACTTCGTGCTCACCGTTGGCCCCGCAGGCGCCCAGAAAGCGGTCTTCAACGTCGTTAAGGAGTTCGGAATCCCGATGCACGCAGACCTGCACCCGATTATGGTGGACGGAACCGGAATGTGCGGTGCCTGCCGTGTTATGGTCGGGGGAGAGGTCAAGTTCGCCTGCATTGACGGGCCTGGCTTCGACGCCTACAAGGTCGACTGGGACGAGCTGATTCACAGGGTCGGCTTCTATACCGACCTGGAGAGGAAGGCCCTTGAGGAGTACCTCAAGTCCCTGAGGGGTGAGTGA